In the genome of Alphaproteobacteria bacterium, the window CCAAGAACAAACTGATAAATTATTTGATGCTTTCATTAATAAGCCAATTCAAATCTACGCTAAAAATAGAAAAGCTTTTGGGCCCTATGAAGGTAACTGCCCTGTATTCAGTAGTGATGAGATCATTGATCTCATTAAAGATGGCAAAGTTAATGATGCTGATGAGCGGACATGGTATAGAGAAAAAGTTGGTGTTTTTGAACATGATGGGCAGCGTATTGATGAATATCCACCGGCACTTTATAGTGAAATTAATATCCTTGACTTTGTGAGTTCATTTGGGGAACAGAGGGATCCTTCAGGATTTTGTACCTATCAAGCACAAATTTCAGCACTTCCCAATCATACAACACCTAAATTTGTAAATAAAAATGTACGCGTCAGAACGTGGATGCGTAAATAGCATTCTCTTTTTTTGAAAGTGATCATAGCTTGACTATGATCACTTTTTTCCCCTTTTTCCCCGCCAACAATATTAAAAATAATATTCTTTTCCCTATACAGATAAAACTCTGCCCCTTGATCATCCATGCCCTTTAATCTAATAATAAATTATCACTTACTGTTAGGTATTGAAGGTCACGATGGCAGATACAAAGGATTCAACACCACCCTCTCTTGCGCCCCGTACAACCCGCCGAGAGTTTATTCATTTAACCGCGGGCGCAATGAGTGCCGTAGGAATTGGGGCAGCTGCCTGGCCTTTCATTAACAGTATGAATCCTTCTGCGGATGTTATGGCTTTATCTTCCATCGAAATCGATATCTCATCTATTCCCAAAGGCCAAACTCATACGGTAATGTGGCGCGGACGACCTGTTTTTGTGCGCCATCGAACAGAAAAAGAAATTACGGAAATGCGAGCCACAGCACTCAAAACTTTGCCTGACCCTGAAACGGATCAACAACGGGCAAAAGATCCCAATTGGTTAGTCGTTGTCGGTGTTTGCACGCATTTAGGGTGTATTCCCACGCAACGTAAAGCTATGCAGTCCTCTGAAGATCCGGATATTGGATGGATTTGTGCCTGCCATGGATCGAAATATGATTATTCAGGTCGCATCATTAGCGGGCCGGCTCCTAAGAATTTGGAAGTCCCTGTTTATGAATTTACAAACCCTAACACGGTTCTTCGAATCGGATAGAAGGGAATAAAAAAAATCATGAGCATTTTAAAATGGATTGATCGTCGACTGCCATTTATTAGCCTAATTAAGAATGAACTGGGGGATTATCCCACCCCTAAGAATCTTTCCTACATGTGGAATTTTGGTTCTTTGGCAGGGATTATCCTTGTTATTATGATTGCATCCGGTATTTTTCTCGCCATGCACTATATTCCCCATGTAGATCACGCCTTTGATAGTGTTGAACATATTATGCGGGATGTGAACGGAGGTTGGTTACTACGCTATATTCATATGAATGGGGCAACCATGTTCTTCATAGTGGTTTATATTCATATCTTCCGAGGCCTGTATTATGGTTCATTTAAGGCCCCTCGCGAGTTGTTATGGATATTGGGTGTCATTATTCTTCTCCTGATGATGGCAACCGCTTTTATGGGTTACGTCCTGCCTTGGGGACAGATGAGCTTTTGGGGCGCAACTGTTATCACAAATATGTTTTCTGCTTTTCCCTTTGGGGACAGTATTGTTCACTGGCTATGGGGCGGTTTTGCCGTTGATAATCCGACCCTGAATCGATTTTTTGCCCTCCACTATCTCTTACCTTTTCTCATTGTCGGGGTCAGCATTCTTCATCTTGTGGCGTTACATCAATTTGGTTCAAGTAACCCATTAGGAATTGAGCGCAAAGGTCCGGAGGATAGTATTCCTTTTCATCCCTATTACACCATCAAAGATACATTTGGTTTGGGGATTTTCTTAATCATTTACTGTGGCTTTATCTTCTTTGCCCCTAATTTTTTTGGCGAACCGGACAACTATGTTCCCGCAAATCCTCTCGTCACCCCCCCTCACATTGTGCCCGAGTGGTACTTCTTGCCGTTCTATGCCATTTTACGATCTATTCCCAATAAACTTCTGGGTGTGCTCGCCATGTTTGGGGCCGTCATGACCTTGTTTATTGTTCCTTGGTTAGACACGCATCCGGTGCGTAGTTCTCGCTTTCGTCCTTATCATCGATGGTTATTTTGGTTATTTCTATTTGATTGTTTTGTCTTGGGTTGGGTAGGAGCGAATCCCCCAGAGGGTATGTTTATTATTATTGGTCGATTAGCCACTTTTTACTATTTTGCCCACTTCTTTCTTTTCTTACCCGTATTGAGTCGATTGGAACCCATTATGGCTCTGCCTTTAAGCATTAGCAGGCCTGTCCTTGGGGAGACACCAAAATGAGACTCGCTCTGGTCAAATTAACGACAGCCTTCTTCATCACAAGTGGGTCTATTTGTGCTGAAGGAGATACGCTACCTATTCCCAAACAATCTTGGTCCTTTGAGGGTCCCACGGGGACTTTTAAACGAGATGCTTTGCAACGAGGATATCAAGCTTATAAGGAAGTCTGTTCCGCATGTCATGGTTTAAATCGAATTTCTTATGAAAAATTGATGGGCATTGGTCTTTCTAAAAACGCTGTCAAAGCACTTGCCCTGGAACATGATCACCCGGATCTTACAGACGATGGGGAACCTACCCAACGTAAAGGGATCATTTCAGACAAAATTCATTCTCCTTATGCCAATGATAAAGCCGCTCGAGCCTCAAACAACGGCGCTTTGCCGCCTGATCTTTCGCTCATTACAAAAGCACGCACAGGGGGACCAAACTATCTTTATGCGCTCCTCACGGGATTTTGCGAAGCCCCCAAGGATACGGCGATTACCCAAGGGATGCATTACAATCCTTATTTCTCAGGCCGACAAATTTCTATGGCACCTCCTTTATTTGAGGGACAAATCAAATATGCTGACGGTACGAAAGCTACGACAGATCAAATGGCGAAAGACGTTGTGACTTTTTTATCTTGGGCCGCAGAACCGGAAATGGAGCAGCGCAAGCAAATGGGGTTCAAAGTTTTGTTTTATCTTTTAATCCTCACGACTGTTCTTTATCTCTCCAAACGAAAAATTTGGAAAAGCGTGAAGTAATTCTTTAAGAATTTCTTATAATTATTTACATATACCACTTGAAATATACTGAAAAAGAGTATATTATAATGTGTATGATAAGAAATTTTCGATGCAAAAAAACAGAAAAGCTTTTTGGCGATAAATATGTTGGGGATTTCTCAAATTTTCAAGATCAAGCGCGTAGGAAGCTTTTTATGATAAATGCTGCTCATAATCTAAATGATTTAACTGTCCCACCCGGTAATAAACTTGAGAAACTTGTGGGCAATAGAGGCGGTCAACATAGTATTAGGATTAATAATCAATGGCGTATATGTTTTGAGTGGGAGAATGGTGCCGCCATAAATGTTGAAATTGTGGATTACCATTAGGAGAATTAAAAATGACAAATCTTGATCTTATAACACCAGGAACCATTCTTTGGGAAGAATTTATGGTTCCCTTAGAAATTTCTCAAAACCAAATGGCAAGAGATCTTGATATTACTGTTGGACGAATTAACGATATCATTCATGGAAAGCGCTCTATAACTGCTGACACGGCTCTTCGTTTCAGTAAGTATTTTGGGACTTCTGCTGAATTTTGGCTTAATCTTCAAGACGATTTTGATTTGCGGAAAATTAGACGAACTGTCTGGCCAACAATTGAACCCCGAATACGCGCGTACTCACCCCAAAGCCTTAAAAAAAGGGGACAAAGAGGGTTAAAGTGGCCTGCTGCCAGATCAAACAACAGTGGTGGTATTGCAGCTGCTAAATCTTCAAAAGCAACTTTACCACACGCACTAAAGAAATCTGCTGTAAAACCGAGAAAGCCCAGTCGGTAAAAACAAACATTTTTTAAGAAAGTAAACTTTAATTCCTAGACAGTGACGTACGCACTTCTGGCAAGAACGATATATGCTTCTAACTTTGATAATTGTTAAACGTATTTCATAAATATGACATACATGGATTGACAGGAATTTAAACTTATTTTATATAAGACGAGTTATAACTCGCTTGCCTTGTAAGGCTTAGAAAGACTGTTCGATGCGTATTGTTGTTGGTAAAAAAACTCATCAGATGACCGCTACTGAACTCATTAATTGATCTCAGAATTGAGATTCGGTATTCATTGATATGGGTACGGGTGACGGTCGATTCATTCTAGACCAAGCTCGTCAATTTCCCCACAAATTCTGTATCGGTATTGACGCAAGCCCTGAAGCTATGCGTGAATCTTCCCAAAAAACAATTGCAAAACCTGAACGAGGTGGTGTTGCTAACGCCCTATTCGTTTGGGCAAACGCCAACTCCTTACCGCTTGAATTGAGCGGAATGGCTTCAGAAATAACCATTAACTATCCTTGGGGATCGCTCCTTCAAGCCTTGGTGGCGCCGGAGGTTAATATCTTAAAAAATATAGCTCGTTTAGCGAAGCCAGGAGCGTCATTGCAAATTTTGATTAACCTCTCTGTTTTTGACAATTCAGAATATTGTCAAAAGCTTGGGTTGCCTGAATTCAGTTTGGAACGCGCAAAAAGTGTTATCCCTTGGGACTACCGTGAGGCAAGAATTGATATTAAGTCTATCAGAATTTTGGATCAAGCTTCCCCAAATCGAACCACTTGGGGACAAAAATTGACGAAAGGTTCAGGCTCACGAAAGACCCTAGCCATCGAAGCCATTATTCGATAATAATTTAAGGAGCCCATGATTTGGTCCGGGTTTCGGTAATTCTCCTTTGACACCAAGCCATGGGAACAGTATATTGACTTAAATTTGGCGGGGTAGCTCAGCTGGTTAGAGCAGCGGAATCATAATCCGCGTGTCGGGGGTTCGAGTCCCTCCCTCGCTACCAATCACATCAAGGTTTAAACAGAAACCTGATTTCTTAAATTTTTATAATTGTACCGTGTTTGTACCAATCTACAATCAATTTCATATCTGCTAGACTTTATATAATGCTTTAATTTTTCATTCTTTCCAAAATTTCACCACAAAATATTATTTCATCTTTCTCATAAGCCTAATTCAGAATTCCTAAGATATTTTTCGTATTGTCACTAAATAAAATTGAAATTTTCTTTAATTAACAAAATTCAAAATTAGAATTAGATGATAAATTCTAAAAAGCAAAACGTGATTTTTATAAATTAAAGTTTAAAATGTGATGGAAAAATATAAATTTTTATTTTTTTTCCATCACAACAAAATAGTTGTCGTTGAAATTTATATTTAAAAATAAATTACTTTTTATCCCCTTACTATTTTTACACTATATCGGCTCGTATTATCTATGAAAGCTATATTTTGACTGTGCTCCATAGGGGGGACTGGATTGAAGAAATCTGTTAAGCTAAGGTTAGCTGCTTTCCAATTTACATTGGGTATATAGCCTTCGCTCCAATTTTTTCCATCATAAGATGATGAAATATAAATGTAATTATTTTTACCGATAAGAGATAGGAATAACTTATTTTTATCTGTTGATAAACTTACATTTGAAGCGTTCCATAATTTATTAGGTTGAAATGCATCCACCCAATTATCTCCATCAGTTGCATAAGTACAATACACATTTCCATTATAAACATATGTCATGAATAGAGTATTTTTAAAATTTATTAAACTTATTGAAGAAGCTTTCCAATTGCCATTAGGTTCTTTAGCTTCAGACCATTTTTGACCATCAAAAGATGATACTGTATAAATATGTTCGTTTCCTATAATTGCCATATATAACTTATTTTCCTTGGATGCAAAGCTTAAGTCAGAAGCACGCCAACCTTGGTTAGGTTCAAATACTGGCACCCAATTTGTACCATTTGTTTGGGTAAGATAAACATGTTCTCTACCTACGAGAGCCATAAACATATAATTATTAAAAATCATCATGCTAACTGCAGAAGCTCTCCAATCAACA includes:
- a CDS encoding cytochrome b, with product MSILKWIDRRLPFISLIKNELGDYPTPKNLSYMWNFGSLAGIILVIMIASGIFLAMHYIPHVDHAFDSVEHIMRDVNGGWLLRYIHMNGATMFFIVVYIHIFRGLYYGSFKAPRELLWILGVIILLLMMATAFMGYVLPWGQMSFWGATVITNMFSAFPFGDSIVHWLWGGFAVDNPTLNRFFALHYLLPFLIVGVSILHLVALHQFGSSNPLGIERKGPEDSIPFHPYYTIKDTFGLGIFLIIYCGFIFFAPNFFGEPDNYVPANPLVTPPHIVPEWYFLPFYAILRSIPNKLLGVLAMFGAVMTLFIVPWLDTHPVRSSRFRPYHRWLFWLFLFDCFVLGWVGANPPEGMFIIIGRLATFYYFAHFFLFLPVLSRLEPIMALPLSISRPVLGETPK
- the petA gene encoding ubiquinol-cytochrome c reductase iron-sulfur subunit, whose product is MADTKDSTPPSLAPRTTRREFIHLTAGAMSAVGIGAAAWPFINSMNPSADVMALSSIEIDISSIPKGQTHTVMWRGRPVFVRHRTEKEITEMRATALKTLPDPETDQQRAKDPNWLVVVGVCTHLGCIPTQRKAMQSSEDPDIGWICACHGSKYDYSGRIISGPAPKNLEVPVYEFTNPNTVLRIG
- a CDS encoding class I SAM-dependent methyltransferase; this translates as MGTGDGRFILDQARQFPHKFCIGIDASPEAMRESSQKTIAKPERGGVANALFVWANANSLPLELSGMASEITINYPWGSLLQALVAPEVNILKNIARLAKPGASLQILINLSVFDNSEYCQKLGLPEFSLERAKSVIPWDYREARIDIKSIRILDQASPNRTTWGQKLTKGSGSRKTLAIEAIIR
- a CDS encoding HigA family addiction module antidote protein; this encodes MTNLDLITPGTILWEEFMVPLEISQNQMARDLDITVGRINDIIHGKRSITADTALRFSKYFGTSAEFWLNLQDDFDLRKIRRTVWPTIEPRIRAYSPQSLKKRGQRGLKWPAARSNNSGGIAAAKSSKATLPHALKKSAVKPRKPSR
- a CDS encoding cytochrome c1 codes for the protein MRLALVKLTTAFFITSGSICAEGDTLPIPKQSWSFEGPTGTFKRDALQRGYQAYKEVCSACHGLNRISYEKLMGIGLSKNAVKALALEHDHPDLTDDGEPTQRKGIISDKIHSPYANDKAARASNNGALPPDLSLITKARTGGPNYLYALLTGFCEAPKDTAITQGMHYNPYFSGRQISMAPPLFEGQIKYADGTKATTDQMAKDVVTFLSWAAEPEMEQRKQMGFKVLFYLLILTTVLYLSKRKIWKSVK